A single region of the Pseudomonas sp. GGS8 genome encodes:
- a CDS encoding cytochrome o ubiquinol oxidase subunit III, giving the protein MSNLVTNAGHTHVDGHGHDDHHHDSGEMTVFGFWLYLMTDCILFASIFAAYAVLVNNVAGGPSGHDIFELPYVLGETALLLFSSITYGFAMLALFKGKKNQVLGWLALTFLFGAGFIGMEVNEFHKLISEGFGPSRSGFLSGFFTLVGTHGLHVTSGLIWMAIMMYQVQKNGLTATNKTRLSCLSLFWHFLDVVWICVFTVVYLMGTM; this is encoded by the coding sequence ATGTCGAACTTAGTGACCAATGCTGGACACACCCATGTCGATGGACATGGGCATGATGACCATCACCACGACTCGGGCGAGATGACCGTATTCGGTTTCTGGCTCTACCTGATGACCGACTGCATTCTGTTTGCGTCGATCTTCGCGGCGTACGCGGTACTGGTTAACAACGTAGCGGGTGGCCCGTCGGGCCACGACATCTTCGAGCTGCCATACGTACTGGGCGAAACCGCTCTGCTGCTGTTCAGTTCGATCACCTACGGCTTCGCCATGCTGGCGTTGTTCAAGGGCAAGAAGAACCAGGTCCTGGGCTGGCTGGCCCTGACCTTCCTGTTCGGCGCCGGCTTCATCGGCATGGAGGTCAACGAGTTCCACAAGTTGATCTCCGAAGGCTTCGGCCCTAGCCGCAGCGGCTTCCTGTCCGGGTTCTTCACCCTGGTCGGCACCCACGGTCTGCACGTGACCAGCGGTCTGATCTGGATGGCGATCATGATGTATCAGGTGCAGAAAAACGGCCTGACGGCGACCAACAAGACCCGTCTGAGCTGCCTGAGCCTGTTCTGGCACTTCCTGGACGTGGTGTGGATCTGCGTATTCACCGTTGTTTATCTGATGGGGACTATGTAA
- a CDS encoding RidA family protein: MIQQITRDERFLAMAKELGFDIYDENAAGGHYAPLLRHGDEVYVSGLVPRMNGEVQYPGRVGLELNMADAQEAASISAIRGLALIRGAIGSLDNVKALLRITVYVKSTLDFVDLSEVANGASDVLTHVLGDAGRHTRTTVGVYQLPKNAPIEIDMIAALHPSV; this comes from the coding sequence ATGATTCAGCAGATAACCCGCGATGAACGTTTCCTCGCGATGGCGAAAGAACTCGGCTTTGATATCTACGACGAGAACGCCGCCGGGGGGCACTATGCGCCGCTGCTTCGGCACGGCGATGAGGTGTATGTCAGTGGCCTGGTGCCGCGCATGAACGGCGAAGTCCAGTACCCCGGCCGTGTCGGGTTGGAACTCAACATGGCCGATGCTCAAGAGGCCGCCAGCATCAGTGCGATACGCGGGCTGGCGCTGATCCGAGGGGCTATTGGTTCACTGGATAACGTCAAGGCGCTCCTTCGCATCACGGTGTATGTGAAGTCCACACTCGATTTTGTGGACCTGAGCGAAGTGGCCAACGGTGCATCGGATGTTCTCACGCATGTATTGGGCGATGCCGGTCGACATACGCGAACGACTGTCGGTGTTTACCAGTTGCCGAAAAATGCCCCTATCGAAATCGACATGATCGCGGCGCTGCATCCGTCGGTGTAA
- the cyoE gene encoding heme o synthase, whose amino-acid sequence MSFKHFIQITKPGIIFGNVLSVAGGFFLASKGHVDLAIFLAAMIGTSLVVASGCVFNNCIDRDIDLKMERTKNRVLVQGLISLKLALAYATVLGVAGVALLYKVANPLAALFAVIGFVIYVGFYSLYLKRKSVHGTLVGSLSGAMPPVIGYVAVSNNFDMAALTLLVMFSLWQMPHSYAIAIFRFNDYLAASIPVLPVKRGIEVAKKHILLYILAFLVATLMLTFSGYAGMSYLAVAAAMGMYWLYMAWTGYKAVDDTVWARKLFVFSIFTITALSVMMSLDFKVPSELLLTYAP is encoded by the coding sequence ATGTCCTTTAAGCACTTTATCCAAATCACCAAACCGGGGATCATTTTCGGTAACGTGCTTTCTGTGGCAGGCGGATTTTTCCTGGCCTCCAAAGGGCATGTCGATCTGGCCATTTTCCTGGCCGCGATGATCGGCACGTCCCTGGTGGTGGCTTCCGGTTGCGTGTTCAACAACTGCATCGACCGCGACATCGACCTGAAGATGGAACGCACCAAGAACCGGGTGCTGGTCCAGGGCTTGATCTCCCTGAAACTGGCCCTGGCTTATGCGACCGTTCTGGGTGTCGCCGGCGTTGCGTTGTTGTACAAGGTGGCCAACCCATTGGCCGCACTGTTCGCGGTGATCGGTTTTGTCATCTACGTCGGCTTCTACAGCCTGTACCTCAAGCGCAAGTCGGTTCACGGCACGCTGGTGGGCAGTTTGTCGGGGGCGATGCCGCCGGTGATCGGTTACGTCGCCGTCAGCAATAACTTCGACATGGCCGCACTGACGTTGCTGGTGATGTTCAGCCTGTGGCAGATGCCGCATTCCTACGCCATTGCGATCTTCCGCTTCAACGATTACCTGGCCGCATCGATTCCGGTGCTGCCAGTGAAGCGCGGCATTGAAGTGGCTAAAAAACATATCCTGCTCTACATCCTGGCCTTCCTCGTGGCGACCTTGATGCTGACCTTCAGCGGCTACGCCGGCATGAGCTACCTCGCCGTCGCCGCGGCCATGGGCATGTACTGGCTGTACATGGCCTGGACCGGTTACAAGGCAGTGGATGACACGGTCTGGGCACGCAAGCTGTTCGTGTTCTCGATCTTCACCATTACTGCGTTGAGCGTGATGATGTCGCTGGACTTCAAAGTGCCGAGTGAGCTGTTGCTGACGTACGCGCCTTAA
- a CDS encoding PLP-dependent aminotransferase family protein, whose protein sequence is MQAQRAVIAAIEFQPGVPLVQQIVDQLSVAISQGGLPHGAKLPPIRELSELMNVGKSTVVDALDRLRAKGLVVSRQGSGHYAQRANSQPPTAASLDLQPQDILSRVRRALLLNNGALRPGCGFLPGSWLPAEELLKAVRGTLRATALRMGEYGEVGGYLPLREALRVKLSTVGIDVPLGQIITTANTVQAIDLLMRLLIKPGDTVLLDDPCYFNMHANLSLHGAKVITIARDCEGLDLEAFEQLLIAYRPVLYMTNSTLHNPTGHSFSAAQVYRLLELSHRYGFHIVEDDLYGDLQQRRTPRLAASGLDNVSYISGFSKTLTANSRVSYAVLSPQLAARLIRLKMSCGGVTSELAEQIICTMLSNGSYTKHTRRTVDRLYESSSRVARWLVEAGCSVSSLPGEGLFIWTRLPEGLHAETLASKGLENDLVLAPGTLLSKAADASSFLRFNVAHSDSPQVRERFFRLLDS, encoded by the coding sequence ATGCAGGCTCAGCGCGCAGTGATCGCCGCCATCGAATTCCAGCCGGGAGTTCCGCTGGTGCAGCAGATTGTCGATCAGCTGTCTGTGGCAATCAGCCAGGGTGGCTTGCCTCACGGGGCCAAGTTGCCACCGATTCGCGAACTTTCCGAATTGATGAACGTCGGCAAATCCACGGTGGTCGATGCCTTGGACCGATTGCGCGCCAAGGGGCTGGTGGTTTCACGCCAGGGCTCGGGGCACTACGCCCAACGGGCCAACAGTCAGCCACCGACTGCGGCGAGCCTGGATCTGCAACCCCAGGATATTCTCAGTCGGGTCCGCCGTGCGTTGCTGTTGAACAATGGCGCGCTGCGTCCTGGTTGTGGATTCCTGCCCGGTTCGTGGCTGCCCGCCGAAGAACTGCTCAAAGCCGTACGCGGCACCCTTCGTGCGACCGCGCTGCGCATGGGCGAATACGGTGAGGTGGGCGGTTACCTGCCGCTGCGCGAGGCGTTGCGGGTGAAGTTGTCGACCGTCGGCATCGACGTGCCGCTGGGGCAGATCATTACCACCGCCAATACTGTGCAAGCCATTGACCTGCTGATGCGCCTGTTGATCAAACCCGGTGACACGGTACTGCTGGACGATCCGTGCTACTTCAACATGCACGCCAACCTGTCGTTGCATGGCGCCAAAGTCATCACCATTGCCCGCGATTGCGAGGGCCTGGATCTGGAGGCGTTCGAGCAATTGCTGATTGCCTATCGCCCCGTGCTGTACATGACCAACAGCACGCTGCACAACCCGACCGGGCACTCGTTCTCCGCCGCCCAGGTTTATCGTTTGCTGGAGCTGAGTCACCGTTACGGTTTCCACATCGTGGAAGATGACCTCTATGGCGATCTTCAGCAAAGACGCACCCCGAGACTGGCCGCGAGTGGTCTGGACAACGTCAGCTACATCTCCGGTTTCTCCAAGACCCTGACCGCCAACAGCCGGGTCAGCTATGCGGTGCTCTCGCCGCAACTGGCAGCACGCTTGATCCGTTTGAAGATGAGCTGCGGCGGTGTGACCTCAGAGCTGGCGGAACAAATTATCTGCACGATGCTCAGTAATGGCAGTTACACCAAACACACTCGCCGCACAGTCGATCGCCTCTACGAATCGAGCAGCCGCGTGGCACGCTGGTTGGTGGAGGCCGGATGCTCAGTGTCTTCGCTACCAGGTGAAGGCCTGTTTATCTGGACCCGTTTGCCCGAAGGATTGCACGCCGAGACGCTGGCCAGTAAAGGTCTTGAAAACGACCTCGTCCTGGCACCCGGCACCTTATTGAGCAAAGCGGCTGATGCCAGCAGCTTCCTGCGCTTCAACGTCGCGCACAGCGATAGCCCACAGGTGCGCGAACGGTTTTTCCGATTGCTTGATAGCTGA
- the cyoD gene encoding cytochrome o ubiquinol oxidase subunit IV: protein MANAHSHDSHDAGHGSVKSYAIGFILSVILTVIPFGLVMYPSLPKAMTLWIVLAFAVIQVLVHLVYFLHLDRSAAQRNNVIAFVFAAIVIVLLVGLSLWIMFSIHTNMMAH from the coding sequence ATGGCTAACGCTCATTCCCACGATAGCCACGACGCCGGCCACGGCAGCGTCAAGTCCTACGCTATCGGTTTCATTCTGTCGGTGATCCTGACCGTCATTCCTTTCGGCCTGGTGATGTACCCGTCGCTGCCTAAAGCCATGACTCTGTGGATCGTACTGGCCTTCGCAGTCATCCAGGTGCTGGTGCACCTGGTGTACTTCCTCCACCTGGACCGTTCGGCGGCGCAGCGTAACAACGTGATTGCGTTTGTTTTTGCCGCGATCGTGATTGTCCTGTTGGTAGGCCTGTCGCTGTGGATCATGTTCAGCATCCACACCAACATGATGGCGCACTGA